TAATACATTCATTACTTAACTCAATAACATCTTTCGAATTTACACCTCAAGATTTGTCTGATAAATTATTGTCATTAGGTTTAGAAATAAGTTCTATTGAAGATACAAAGGAATCACTTAAAGGCTTTGTAACAGCAGAGGTTTTAACTAAAGTAAAGCATCCTGATGCAGATAAATTATCTATTTGTACTGTTAATACTGGAAGTAGAATTCATAATGTTGTTTGTGGTGCACCTAATGTTGAAGCAGGTCAGATAATTTGTTTTGCTACTGTTGGTACTATAATACATAAGCTAGGATTTAAAATTGATAAAAGAAAAATTCGTGGTGTTGAATCTGAAGGTATGATTTGTAGTGAAGATGAATTAGGTATTGGGGAAAGTACAGGTGGAATTTTAGTTTTACCAAGCGGTACAAAAATTGGCACCCCTCTGTCTGAAATGTTTGGAGATATTGTTTATGATTTAGATATTACGCCTAACAGAGGGGATTGCTTAAGTCATTTGGGTTTGGCAAGAGAGATTTCAATTATTACTGGAAATTCTATTAATTTACCATCAATTACTTTAATAGAAAGCTCAAATAAAACTTCGGAATCAATTTCAATTGAAATTGAGAATAAAGATAATTGTCCAAGATATATTGCAAGAATTGTAAAGTCTGTAAAAATTTCAGAATCACCAGATTGGCTCAAAACAATTCTTAAAAAATTAGGAATAAAGTCTAGAAACAATGTAATTGATACAGCAAATTATGTAATGTTTTTATGCGGACATCCACTTCATGCTTTTGATTATGATAAAATTTCTGGAAATAAAATTATTGTAAAGTCATCAGTTGGTGGAGAAAAATTTATTACCCTTGATAACAAAGAACATATACTTCCTGATAACGTTTTATTAATTTGTGATCAAGATAAACCAATAGCATTAGCTGGTATAATGGGTGGGGAAAATACTGAAATTTCAAATTCAACAGTAAATGTATTAATTGAATCAGCATATTTCAATTCATCAGTAATTCGTAGAGGAGCAAGATTATTGGGTATATCATCAGATGCTAGTTATAGATTCGAAAGAGGTGCTGATATTAATATTACAAATTATGCATGTGATTTAGCAGCAAAAATTATATCAGAAATATCTGGTGGTGATATTCAAAATGATAAAGTTGATTCTTATCAAAAAGTATATACACCATTACAAATAAAATTAAGATTTGAAAGAACAAAACAAATTGTTGGTGTTGATATTCCGAAAGAATCTCAAATTAGTATCTTAGAATCTATTGGTTGCAAAGTGTTAGATGTTACAACTAATTATGTTGAAGTAATTTCTCCAAGCTGGAGAGCTGATATTTTTGAGGAGATTGATTTGGTAGAAGAAGTTGCTAGAATTTTTGGTTATGAAAATATACCAGTTACAAGTAGGAGTTCAGTCTCTTTTAAAACTAGTGTTATTCCTGAAGTTAAAATTTCTAATAATACTAGAAAATTCTTTGTAAATAATGGATTCATAGAAATTATTTCTATGAACTTTACTGACCCTGATACTGCTTCAAGATATGGAGATAACATCTTATTAAAAAATGCATTAGGGTTAGATTTTTCATCTATGAGAACAAGTCATGTTCCTAACTTATCTAAAACATTATCTTACAACCAAAGGCGTGGTAAAAAAGATATTAAGATGTTTGAGGTTGGAAAAGCCTTCAGAAAAGGGAAAAATAATCAAGGTGATATTTCAGGGATTATTGAAATGTTTGAACTTTCATTACTGTTAAATGGAAAATCTGAACCATCTGGATTTGATTTAAAAGAAAGAGATTTTGATTTGTTAGATGCTAAAGGAATTATAATTAAATATTTTGCTAGCCTATCAATCAAAAATTATATTAAGTTCTCACCAGTTGAAAAAGAAGAATGGGGATTCTCGGTTAATTCAATAGCTATTTTTGTAGAAGATATAGAAGTTGGCAGAATAGGTGGATTAGATTCATTCTTAATTCAAAAAGACGATATTCAAAGCAAACCAGTAATTGCAGTTTTTGATTTGATTAAATTGTCCAAACTAGCTTATAAAACAACTAAATATAAATATCAATCTAAGTTCCCAAGTGTTCAAAGAGATATTTCAATAATTGTTGATAAAAATATAAAAAATAATGATATTGAAAATTCTATTTCTAGAGCAGCTGGGAAGTATTTAAATGAGATTAGATTGTTTGATTTGTATGAAGGCAAAAACATCCCTTCAGATAAAAAATCAATGGGATATTCTTTGACCTTTATTCCTGTTGATAAAACATTTGATGATACAGAGATTGATTCATTTATGATAAAAATTATTAAATCAGTAACTTCAGAATTTAATGCAGAATTAAGATCATAAATAAGTTATTTTATGTAGTTTGTTTTTGATATAAAAACAATACTAAAAAGTTTAAATAATCATTGTAAAATTATTTGTTATGTCTTTAACTCAGGAAATTATTGAATCGATATCAAATTTAAAAAAGTCATTACAGATTTTTATTACAAAATTTAGTGATTTAGAAATTGAGAATGAAGATTTAAAAATTCAGCTAAATGCTTCAAATAAAGCTAATGAGCAAATGCTTGAACAACTTGATTTAAGGGGAGATAGGATAGATAAATTGATTTTAGAAATTGATTTTAGAAACGAAGAAATTATTATTTTAAAATCTGATTTGAATGCAAAGTCAATTCACGAAGAGGAACTTGAAGTTAAAATTAATGAACTTACTCAAAGAGCAGTTACTTTAGAAAAAGAGATTGCTCAAATGATGGCTAAAAATGAAATAGGTATGTATAAGGTAAAAGATTTAGGAATTGACAAATTATCTTTTTTACAAAACGACAATGATTTTAAATCTGATAAAATTATAGAAGAATTATGTGTTGAAATCGAATCATTACAATCAAGTTTAAATAGATCAACAGAAGAAAGATTTGTAATTGAAGAAAAATACAATTCATTAAAACACCAATTAGATACACTAAAAGAAAAATCAAGCAAGTCAAATAATAGTAATTTTGATTTAGAGTTAGAGCTTGAAAAATTAAGAATGGATTATGAGAATATGGCTTTACAAAAAAATCAATTAGAAATATTTAAAGTTAATGCAATTGAATTAACACAAAAACTAAATTCTATTGATACAGAGAATGAAATTCTCAAATCTGAATTAGCTAACCTTAAACTTGAAAAAAAGGATTATCATATTGCTGGAGAAAAACGAATTGATAATTTAATGCATGAAGTAAATAGTATGAAATTTAATACTATTACTAATAATGCTAGAAATGAAATTGAAGAAACAATTCATGAAGCTATTAGAATAATTGACAAGCATAGGTAAAATTAATATATAATTGTTTTTGATTAATTGAGAGAATTGATTACTATTCGATTGAATTTTTAATTCTTATATTTATTTTATAGAAATATTTTTGATTTAATAAGAATTTATTTAATGTGCTACTTATTAAGTGATAACAATTCAATGGAAAATTTGTTTTAAATTGCTTTAAATAATTTAAAGTTACTTTTTAGTAACTTTGTAAAATAATTAGGATTGATATTGAACGTGGATATTAGGAGAATTTTTTTTTCATATTATTTTTTTTGTTTTAAAATTGCAATCTATTTCAGTTCTTATATCAGGAGTTGAATATAATTTATTGGGGGAAAATCCTGCAATGATATATGAAGCTGCCAAAATAGTTAATGAAAAGATGTTGAAAATAGGTCAGCAATCTGTTGTAGAATCATCAACAACAAACGCAGTATTAACAGCGTTAAATGTTACAGAGGAACATCTTTTAGAGCAAAAAAATAATGATAATGAACTTAAAATTGTAAAATCTAGTTTAGAAGAAATTAACAATATATTATTAGATGTGCTTACAAGGTAATCAATAATAAATTTTTTATTTTACTTTACTCCACTATTTCCATTCATAATTGTTCTTTGAAATACTTGAAAACTAAATAATATGAAATAATATTTTTAAAAACTTATTGTTTTAGAAATTTCGTCTGAGATACTCGTCGCCATTCGCAACAATTGAACCTATAGTTTTGAGAAATTGGGAAATTGACTCATTGCATTGCTCGCAGGCCTCATTGCGTAACCACCCGGAAGTAAAATTCTTATTTATATTTTTTTAAATATATAAGATTTTACCATTGGAAGCGAAATATGTTTGGCAGTTCCCCACTGTGTTATAAAGAGGGTTCAATACTCTTGCCTGAGAATGTAAACTTACAAATTTTGTAAGTTTACTGCGGCGAGTAACTCAAACGATTTGATAATAAAAATATTAATAAACTAACATATTGAATTCAAGTATTTTTAAAAGAACCTATCAACTTAATCCAATTAAATAATTAAACTAATTATGAGATATTGCATAAATGAATTTGCAAATAAGTAGTTTTTTTAATTAATTCAAACTGATATTAACATAAATAAAACTTTAAAAAATTAAATGGATGCTACCATTGAGATAATATTAGTTGTTACAGGATGTATTGTTGGTTTTGTTGTTAGTTATTTACTTGGGTCTAAATCTGCAAAAACTCAAATAGATGATGCAAAGTCAAGGGCAATTCAAATTGTTGAGGATGCAAAAATTTCTGGTGATAATTTAAAGCGTGAGAAAGAGTTACAAGCTAAAGATGAATTTTTAAAAAATAAAAAACTTTTAGATGATGAATCTCAAATCAAACGTGAGAAACTTCAGAATATAGAGCGTCAGATTAAACAACGTGAAGAGAACATAGAAAAAAATGCATCTAAAAAACTTGAACAAGCTACTAAACAAGAACTGCAAGCTGCAACTTTATTAAAAGAGTTTGAAATAAAAGCTACAGCTTTTGATGAGTCAAGAAAAACTATTGAAAAGAACTTCACTGAACAAAAAAAATTATGGGAAAAAAATGCTGATGATGAAAAGAAAAAAATAACTGATCAAAAGAAAGAACTTGAAGAAACAAATAGGAATATTGAAAATGTTAGAGCTACAATTGAACAAAAAAAGAAAATAATTGATGAATTGGTTTCAGAACAGAATACTCGATTAGAGAGAATTTCAGGTATGTCTAGAGAAGACGCCAAAACTTTTCTAATTGAGAATATGATTAATGATGCAAAAAATGAAGCAGCTCAAAGAGTTAAAAATGTTAGAGATCAAGCAAAACTTGATTCAAAGAAAGAATCACAAAGAATTATAATTCAAGCTATCCAAAGAAGTGCTTCAGATTATTCTGTAGAAACTACAGTATCAGTTGTGAATATTCAAGGAGATGAAATGAAAGGAAGAATTATTGGTAGAGAAGGAAGGAATATTAGAGCTTTTGAGGCTGCAACTGGGGTTGATGTTGTTGTTGATGATACACCAGACGCAGTAATATTATCTAATTACGATCCATTCCGTCGTGAAGTTGCTAGAATATCACTTGAAAGATTAATGCATGATGGTAGAATTCATCCAACTAGAATTGAAGAAGTTGTTGATAAAGTTAGGAAAGAACTTGAAGAGGACTTGATTAGAACTGGGCAAACTGCATTGTTAGAATTAGGTATAAATAATGTACATCCTGAAATTGTTAGATTGATTGGAAGAATGAAGTACAGGTCTAGTTATGGACAGAATGTTTTATCACATTCAATTGAAACCGCTTATATAGCTGCAACGATGGCTCGTGAATTAGGTCTTGATGCTAACCTTGCTAAAAGAGCAGGTTTGATGCATGATATGGGCAAATGCGTTGAAAGAAATATTGAAGGTCCACATGCAATTATTGGTTTTGAAATTGCTAAAAGATGTAAAGAAAATCCTGTGATTTGTAATGCAATTGGAGCTCATCATGAAGAAATGGAAATGACTTCTCCAATCTCAGTTCTAGTTCAGGCAGCCGATTCTATTTCTGGAGCAAGACCAGGAGCAAGACGCGAAGCAGTAGAACAATACGTTAAACGATTAGAAACATTAGAAAATATTGCTAGATCATTTGAAGGTGTTGCTAAAACTTATGCAATTCAAGCAGGTCGAGAAGTGAGAGTTGTTGTTGAACCAGATCGAGTTGATGATTTGCTTGCAGATTCATTATCAAATGATATTGCAAAGAAAATACAAGACGAAATGGAATATCCTGGTCAGATTAAAGTAACTGTAATCAGAGAAAAAAGAGCTGTAGCTTTTGCTAAGTAAACAAGTTCATTAAAATATATTCCCACTAATAAATCAATTTGTAGTTGTTAAATTAGTGGGAATTTTTTATATGTTTTATATTTTTTTATCATTTTTTTTTCAAGATTATCTAAACTTATTTTTTAAATATTCTAGCTATTCTTAACTTAATTTAAATCAAAGTATTATTAGTTTTTTCAAATTATATTTTCTAATCATAATATCAATTTCATTATTTGAATTTGGTTTTATTCCATTGAAAGCTCAAGAAATGGATGCAATTTCTATTAAGAAAATATCAAAAATAAAACAAAATTCTAATGCTTTTTTCCAAATTGCTAGAGTAAAATATAGTGGTGGAGGAGATTGGTATAATGACCCATCAGCAGAAGTTAATTTACTCAATTATATTTATAAGGAGACTGGAATAAATGTTAAACCAGAATTCCAAGAGATAGAATTATCATCAGATTATCTATTTTCTTACCCATTCATTTTTTTAACTGGTCATGGAAATGTAAAATTTGCCAGTGATGAAATTGAAAGATTAAGAAGTTATTTAAACAATGGTGGGTTCCTATATATAG
Above is a window of Chlorobiota bacterium DNA encoding:
- a CDS encoding phenylalanine--tRNA ligase subunit beta, which translates into the protein MPSKKIIHSLLNSITSFEFTPQDLSDKLLSLGLEISSIEDTKESLKGFVTAEVLTKVKHPDADKLSICTVNTGSRIHNVVCGAPNVEAGQIICFATVGTIIHKLGFKIDKRKIRGVESEGMICSEDELGIGESTGGILVLPSGTKIGTPLSEMFGDIVYDLDITPNRGDCLSHLGLAREISIITGNSINLPSITLIESSNKTSESISIEIENKDNCPRYIARIVKSVKISESPDWLKTILKKLGIKSRNNVIDTANYVMFLCGHPLHAFDYDKISGNKIIVKSSVGGEKFITLDNKEHILPDNVLLICDQDKPIALAGIMGGENTEISNSTVNVLIESAYFNSSVIRRGARLLGISSDASYRFERGADINITNYACDLAAKIISEISGGDIQNDKVDSYQKVYTPLQIKLRFERTKQIVGVDIPKESQISILESIGCKVLDVTTNYVEVISPSWRADIFEEIDLVEEVARIFGYENIPVTSRSSVSFKTSVIPEVKISNNTRKFFVNNGFIEIISMNFTDPDTASRYGDNILLKNALGLDFSSMRTSHVPNLSKTLSYNQRRGKKDIKMFEVGKAFRKGKNNQGDISGIIEMFELSLLLNGKSEPSGFDLKERDFDLLDAKGIIIKYFASLSIKNYIKFSPVEKEEWGFSVNSIAIFVEDIEVGRIGGLDSFLIQKDDIQSKPVIAVFDLIKLSKLAYKTTKYKYQSKFPSVQRDISIIVDKNIKNNDIENSISRAAGKYLNEIRLFDLYEGKNIPSDKKSMGYSLTFIPVDKTFDDTEIDSFMIKIIKSVTSEFNAELRS
- a CDS encoding cell division protein ZapA, translating into MQSISVLISGVEYNLLGENPAMIYEAAKIVNEKMLKIGQQSVVESSTTNAVLTALNVTEEHLLEQKNNDNELKIVKSSLEEINNILLDVLTR
- the rny gene encoding ribonuclease Y, whose product is MDATIEIILVVTGCIVGFVVSYLLGSKSAKTQIDDAKSRAIQIVEDAKISGDNLKREKELQAKDEFLKNKKLLDDESQIKREKLQNIERQIKQREENIEKNASKKLEQATKQELQAATLLKEFEIKATAFDESRKTIEKNFTEQKKLWEKNADDEKKKITDQKKELEETNRNIENVRATIEQKKKIIDELVSEQNTRLERISGMSREDAKTFLIENMINDAKNEAAQRVKNVRDQAKLDSKKESQRIIIQAIQRSASDYSVETTVSVVNIQGDEMKGRIIGREGRNIRAFEAATGVDVVVDDTPDAVILSNYDPFRREVARISLERLMHDGRIHPTRIEEVVDKVRKELEEDLIRTGQTALLELGINNVHPEIVRLIGRMKYRSSYGQNVLSHSIETAYIAATMARELGLDANLAKRAGLMHDMGKCVERNIEGPHAIIGFEIAKRCKENPVICNAIGAHHEEMEMTSPISVLVQAADSISGARPGARREAVEQYVKRLETLENIARSFEGVAKTYAIQAGREVRVVVEPDRVDDLLADSLSNDIAKKIQDEMEYPGQIKVTVIREKRAVAFAK